The Eriocheir sinensis breed Jianghai 21 chromosome 26, ASM2467909v1, whole genome shotgun sequence genome window below encodes:
- the LOC127003893 gene encoding uncharacterized protein LOC127003893: MLPSQPREPLLLDPLPSRPFEDTSADLFTHAVEFLTMALPYVKHQRKPKFSETEALTLVEEVERRRHIILGRLEGSKVTGEKKQRAWEEVTALVNEVSRVGRTEEECRRKFKDLRSLVKVKAGKEQRHLAGTGGGPSDTTSYTAVEEVVLRMMSPVAVTGLPLPDSQGATMRLSGSVEEPQPSTSSGVGVSLGDSQFIEIFNLEENTTISFTDAAAGEVAARPASTLHPVASQPAATPQPFTSPRPVPSQPAATHRPVASQPPLPGAQRRRRRTPAVAHSKDLEVLAQAQVTQVDMQCSLDALVMIQREQGEALQRLVQAIEQMAATQQQVLENMAAAQRGMMASLQEFVALAMELLKKKKVSCQLSSTITFSL; encoded by the exons TCGAGTTTCTAACCATGGCGCTTCCATACGTAAAACATCAGCGGAAACCAAAATTCTCTGAAACTGAGGCATTGAccttggtggaggaggtggagcggcGTCGCCACATAATTCTAGGAAGGCTGGAGGGATCAAAAGTGACGGGGGAGAAAAAACAGCGAGCGTGGGAGGAGGTGACAGCTCTCGTCAACGAGGTCAGCCGTGTCGGGAGGACAGAAGAGGAGTGCCGCCGCAAGTTCAAAGACTTACGAAGCCTGGTGAAGGTTAAGGCGGGCAAAGAGCAGAGGCACCTCGCAGGCACCG GTGGGGGACCTTCAGACACCACCAGCTACACAGCTGTAGAGGAGGTGGTGTTAAGGATGATGTCCCCTGTGGCAGTCACAGGACTACCACTCCCCGACAGTCAGGGTGCCACAATGA GGTTGTCAGGTTCTGTGGAGGAACCGCAGCCTTCCACCAGCAGTGGTGTTGGTGTCTCATTGGGGGACTCCCAATTTATTGAAATTTTCAACTTAGAAGAGAACACCACTATAAG CTTCACGGATGCAGCTGCTGGTGAGGTTGCTGCCCGGCCTGCCTCTACCCTCCACCCTGTCGCTTCCCAGCCTGCTGCAACTCCTCAGCCCTTCACTTCCCCCCGGCCTGTCCCTTCCCAGCCTGCCGCTACCCACCGGCCTGTTGCTTcccaaccaccactaccaggTGCCCAGAGAAGAAGGCGCAGAACTCCTGCAG TTGCTCACTCCAAAGACCTGGAGGTTCTCGCCCAAGCTCAGGTCACACAAGTGGATATGCAGTGCAGCCTGGATGCTCTCGTCATGATCCAGAGGGAGCAAGGGGAGGCACTGCAGAGGTTGGTGCAGGCCATTGAGCAGATGGCTGCAACGCAGCAGCAGGTTCTGGAGAACATGGCAGCAGCACAGAGAGGCATGATGGCCTCTCTGCAGGAGTTTGTAGCTCTTGCTATGgaactcctgaaaaaaaaaaaagtttcctgtCAGTTGTCTTCTACAATCACCTTTTCTCTGTAA